The Euleptes europaea isolate rEulEur1 chromosome 2, rEulEur1.hap1, whole genome shotgun sequence genome has a segment encoding these proteins:
- the PRPF38A gene encoding pre-mRNA-splicing factor 38A produces the protein MANRTVKDAHSIHGTNPQYLVEKIIRTRIYESKYWKEECFGLTAELVVDKAMELRYTGGVYGGNIKPTPFLCLTLKMLQIQPEKDIIVEFIKNEDFKYVRLLGALYMRLTGTAIDCYKYLEPLYNDYRKIKSQNRNGEFELMHVDEFIDQLLHDERMCDIILPRLQKRYVLEEAEQLEPRISALEEDMDDVESSEDEEEEDEKMERAPTPDHRRRGYRDLDKPRRSPTLRYRRSRSRSPRRRSRSPKRRSPSPRRERHRSKSPRRHRSRSRERRHRSRSKSPGHHRSHRHRSHSKSPERSKKSHKKSRRGNE, from the exons ATGGCCAACCGGACAGTAAAGGATGCGCATAGCATCCACGGCACTAACCCGCAGTACCTGGTGGAGAAGATTATCCGCACTCGCATCTATGAGTCCAAGTATTGGAAGGAAGAATGCTTCGGTCTGACTG CTGAACTGGTTGTGGACAAAGCTATGGAACTGAGGTACACTGGTGGAGTTTATGGTGGAAACATCAAGCCAACACCATTCTTGTGTTTGACGCTGAAGATGTTGCAGATACAGCCTGAAAAGGACATCATTGTGGAATTTATAAAGAATGAAGATTTCAA GTATGTGAGATTGCTGGGTGCATTGTATATGCGACTAACTGGCACTGCCATAGACTGCTACAAGTACCTTGAACCTTTGTACAATGATTATCGAAAAATAAAAAGCCAAAATAGAAATGGGG aatttgaaTTAATGCACGTGGATGAGTTTATTGATCAACTGCTCCATGATGAGCGTATGTGTGACATCATTTTACCTAGACTACAG AAACGATATGTCTTAGAAGAAGCTGAACAGCTGGAACCACGCATTAGTGCATTGGAGGAAGATATGGATGATGTGGAGTCTAGTgaagatgaggaagaagaggatgagAAG ATGGAAAGGGCTCCCACACCTGATCACAGGAGAAGAGGCTACAGGGATCTAGACAAACCCCGCAGATCTCCAACTCTGCGGTATAGGAGAAGCCGAAGCAGATCTCCCAGAAG ACGAAGTCGATCTCCAAAGAGAAGAAG TCCTTCACCACGGCGAGAAAGGCATCGTAGTAAGAGCCCAAGGCGGCATCGAAGCAGATCCAGAGAAAGACGGCACAGATCAAGATCTAAATCTCCAG GGCATCATCGTAGCCACAGACATCGCAGTCATTCCAAGTCGCCAGAAAG ATCTAAAAAAAGCCATAAGAAGAGTCGCCGGGGAAACGAATGA
- the ORC1 gene encoding LOW QUALITY PROTEIN: origin recognition complex subunit 1 (The sequence of the model RefSeq protein was modified relative to this genomic sequence to represent the inferred CDS: deleted 1 base in 1 codon; substituted 1 base at 1 genomic stop codon), whose amino-acid sequence MAAVWCFFFPNQRLCFFFRGGASSVWREVSAXRRGDRAPHESLVRILQSRERVVVAGNMNAKDLGDRVYSWYGRAISFDKQLQITHYRGMSITSGRNTTETCIFPGEFILIEDENTKQTLVAKLLKLYEDDTQEKHAIVQWFSRIVDIPLGQRKTSGKEDYQEIFLNETAEWDTDILITSIISKVTVIPLSPSEMLPTVLQDEEMLFVRESWDGKKFKPLSPSLLAELKDSVKMKTNAVNFTTESQVTPRRTTCSAEARNGRVTQSGKDEMEAESKHSNAKSSLSKERRSQRVADGIKTPAARKKLQLNSPTKIPRRMFKEQDFIELLDSDFTEPLHHSPLKHKVTFTGIKGSPPKISCPTDEEGQFQDIEPSGEASARSNAFVSYSSKRNQDTTRKTRTADVKDSARESRNNRDEIGKTSTSSKKQATTLKSNPNQQVLDEEQESDTRSKAMTCSQRTCTRRTLRSQRKCAQRTAVQIAKQLNVLDSSGEEDAEEDNDFPLAEGSDASSSDDEEKHPKTPQKTPKRQIRSTPNITRKESSGTPAKTLRKTTEPRTPKTPRNATPKIPSRIQTAQEPANVLEEARIRLHVSAVPESLPCREKEFQDIYNFIESKLIDGTGGCMYISGVPGTGKTATVHEAIHCLQQKAENDELPSFQFIEINGMKLTEPQQAYVQILKLLTDQKATATHAAALLEKMFCKPSPKRKTIVLVVDELDLLWTRKQNVMYNLFDWPTQKDSKLLVLAIANTMDLPERIMMNRVASRLGLTRMSFQPYTYKQLQQIVSSRMAQVRAFEEDAIQLVSRKVAALSGDARRCLDICRRSTEICELSRQKSSSGLVTMAHIMEAMDEMFSSPYVNTIRSASLQEQIFLKATIAEFHRSGLEEATVQQVFHQHVALCRIEGLKTPTVSEIMAISSRLSACRLLLAESNNKYLHGRIRLNVSQDDIMFALKEE is encoded by the exons ATGGCGGCggtatggtgtttttttttccccaatcagcgcctctgcttcttcttccggGGCGGGGCGAGTTCAGTTTGGCGCGAAGTTTCAGCCTGACGGAGAGGGGACCGCGCGCCGCAT GAGTCACTTGTAAGGATTCTTCAGTCCAGGGAGCGGGTTGTTGTTGCCG gaAACATGAACGCCAAGGATTTGGGGGACCGCGTTTACTCTTGGTATGGAAGAGCCATCTCTTTTGACAAACAGCTACAGATCACCCATTATAG GGGAATGTCTATTACATCGGGAAGAAATACAACTGAAACCTGCATTTTCCCTGGAGAATTCATTTTAATAGAGGATGAGAATACAAAGCAGACTCTTGTGGCAAAACTCCTAAAATTATATGAAGATG ATACTCAGGAAAAGCATGCAATTGTTCAGTGGTTTTCTCGAATTGTAGATATACCTCTTGGTCAAAGAAAAACTTCAGGAAAAGAGGATTATCAGGAGATATTTTTGAATGAAACTGCTGAATGGGATACTGACATACTTATTACATCCATCATTAGTAAAGTCACG GTTATCCCACTGTCGCCTAGTGAAATGCTTCCCACTGTGCTACAGGATGAAGAGATGCTCTTTGTGCGGGAATCTTGGGATGGCAAAAAGTTTAAACCTTTGTCACCTAGCTTATTGGCAGAGCTGAAAGACTCTGTGAAAATGAAGACTAATGCCGTGAACTTTACAACTGAATCCCAAGTGACTCCCAGGCGCACCACTTGCTCCGCAGAAGCAAGAAACGGGAGGGTGACTCAAAGTGGCAAGGATGAGATGGAAGCAGAATCAAAACATTCAAATGCCAAGTCATCCCTGTCTAAGGAAAGACGCTCTCAAAGAGTGGCTGATGGCATTAAGACCCCAGCAGCAAGGAAAAAGTTACAGCTAAACA GTCCTACCAAAATTCCAAGAAGGATGTTCAAAGAACAAGATTTTATTGAGCTTCTAGACTCAGACTTCACTGAGCCTCTGCATCACTCACCACTTAAACACAAAGTTACATTCACTGGCATTAAAGGCTCACCTCCAAAAATATCCTGTCCTACTGATGAAGAAGGTCAGTTTCAGGACATTGAGCCATCAGGAGAGGCATCTGCGAGATCTAATGCGTTTGTGTCATATTCTTCCAAGAGGAACCAAGATACCACTCGGAAAACCAGGACTGCTGATGTGAAGGACAGTGCCAGAGA GAGTAGAAATAACAGAGATGAGATTGGCAAGACATCCACAAGCTCAAAGAAGCAAGCCACAACACTCAAGAGCAACCCTAACCAGCAAGT TCTAGATGAAGAGCAAGAATCAGATACTAGAAGTAAAGCAATGACTTGTTCTCAAAGGACTTGTACACGGAGGACTCTTCGTTCTCAAAGGAAATGTGCACAGAGGACTGCTGTTCAAATTGCAAAACAGCTTAA TGTTTTAGATTCATCTGGGGAGGAAgatgcagaagaagacaatgacTTCCCTCTAGCGGAAGGTTCTGATGCCAGTAGCAGTGATGATGaagaaaaacaccccaaaacaCCCCAAAAAACACCCAAAAGGCAAATAAGGTCTACTCCAAATATTACAAGAAAGGAATCTTCTGGGACTCCTGCCAAAACCTTAAGGAAAACA ACTGAGCCAAGAACCCCCAAGACACCCCGTAACGCTACACCCAAAATTCCCAGCCGAATCCAAACAGCACAAGAGCCAGCCAATGTGCTAGAAGAGGCTCGGATAAG GCTGCATGTTTCCGCTGTCCCAGAGTCCTTGCCCTGCCGTGAAAAGGAATTCCAGGATATCTATAACTTCATAGAAAGCAAGCTCATTGATGGGACAGGAGG GTGCATGTACATTTCTGGAGTTCCTGGAACAGGAAAAACAGCAACAGTTCATGAAGCCATTCATTGCCTCCAACAAAAAGCAGAAAATGATGAGCTACCATCTTTCCAGTTCATAGAGATCAATGGCATGAAGCTGACAGAACCCCAACAAGCCTATGTGCAGATCCTAAAA TTACTGACAGACCAGAAGGCAACTGCTACCCATGCTGCAGCGCTGCTAGAGAAGATGTTCTGCAAACCTAGTCCTAAAAGGAAAACCATAGTACTTGTAGTGGATGAG CTTGACCTCTTGTGGACCCGAAAACAAAATGTGATGTACAATCTCTTTGACTGGCCAACGCAGAAAGATTCCAAGTTGCTTGTCTTGGCCATTGCTAACACTATGGATTTGCCAGAGAGAATCATGATGAACCGAGTTGCTAGCAGGCTG GGCCTTACGAGAATGTCTTTCCAGCCATATACCTACAAACAATTACAGCAGATCGTTTCCTCCAGGATGGCCCAAGTGAGAGCATTTGAAGAGGATGCTATTCAGTTAGTTTCTAGAAAG GTGGCTGCTCTGTCTGGTGATGCAAGACGTTGCCTTGATATATGCAGAAGGTCCACTGAGATTTGTGAACTCTCTCGTCAGAAGAGTAGCTCTGGATTGGTCACCATGGCACACATCATGGAAGCCATGGATGAAATGTTCTCATCACCCTATGTAAATACAATTAG GAGCGCGTCCTTGCAGGAGCAAATTTTCCTGAAAGCAACTATAGCAGAATTTCACAGGTCAGGACTAGAAGAGGCTACAGTTCAGCAG gtATTTCACCAGCATGTTGCACTGTGTAGGATTGAAGGCCTGAAAACTCCTACTGTATCAGAAATAATGGCAATATCCTCTCGGCTTAGTGCCTGTAGACTCTTGCTGGCAGAATCTAATAATAAATATCTACATGGTCGAATTCGACTTAATGTTAGCCAAGATGATATCATGTTCGCACTCAAGGAAGAATAA